The Microcoleus sp. FACHB-672 genome has a window encoding:
- a CDS encoding alpha/beta fold hydrolase, giving the protein MYLPPGFDRLSTLTSLGRMVYHTATGEPWLTPASTSDSNNLPTLVFLHGFGGGSSSYEWSKVYPAFAADYRILAPDLIGWGQSEHPERNYQVEDYITTIIEFIEKTCSEPVPVVASSLTAAFTIRAAIKRPDLFKSLILTTPAGLSDFGENYSRSIFAQIVSTPILDKLLYSAGVATSGGIRNFLENRQFARPERVYQEIVDAYLESATQPNAEYAALSFVRGDLCFDLSLYVTQLTTPTAIIWGQKSQFTGPEIGKRLANLNPQAIRYFQQLDEVGLTPQLELPAVTTGLIRQFLKLLSSDH; this is encoded by the coding sequence ACCCTGGCTGACACCGGCATCAACTTCCGACTCAAACAACTTACCAACCTTAGTCTTCCTCCACGGCTTCGGTGGCGGATCATCTTCCTACGAGTGGTCGAAAGTCTATCCAGCCTTTGCCGCAGATTACCGAATTTTAGCCCCCGATTTAATTGGTTGGGGACAATCCGAGCATCCTGAACGGAATTACCAGGTTGAGGATTATATCACCACGATTATTGAATTCATCGAAAAAACCTGTTCCGAACCCGTGCCGGTGGTTGCCTCTTCCCTCACCGCCGCCTTTACCATCCGCGCCGCCATCAAGCGCCCCGATTTATTTAAGAGTTTGATTTTAACAACCCCTGCCGGCTTGTCAGACTTTGGGGAAAATTACAGCCGTAGCATTTTTGCTCAGATCGTCAGCACACCGATATTAGATAAACTTCTCTACAGTGCCGGTGTTGCCACTAGCGGCGGTATTCGCAACTTCTTGGAAAATCGGCAGTTTGCCCGTCCAGAACGCGTGTATCAGGAAATTGTGGACGCTTACCTCGAATCAGCAACCCAACCCAATGCAGAATACGCCGCACTTTCATTTGTGCGCGGCGATCTATGTTTCGATCTGTCGCTTTACGTGACTCAGCTAACCACTCCAACCGCGATTATTTGGGGGCAAAAATCACAATTTACCGGCCCAGAAATTGGCAAGCGCCTCGCCAACCTTAATCCCCAGGCAATTCGCTACTTTCAACAACTGGATGAGGTGGGGTTAACGCCTCAGCTTGAACTTCCAGCCGTGACGACTGGCTTGATTCGACAATTTTTAAAATTGCTATCCTCTGATCATTGA
- a CDS encoding M48 family metalloprotease has product MMLTVMLAPVAAIVVQLAISRTREFAADAGSAKLTGNPAFDPLLIMNAFSGQFLGDLFSTHPSTEARIEHLLKLEQQQPKFSS; this is encoded by the coding sequence GTGATGCTGACAGTGATGCTAGCGCCGGTTGCCGCTATCGTGGTTCAGTTGGCGATTTCTCGCACGCGGGAATTTGCAGCCGATGCCGGTTCTGCTAAACTAACCGGCAACCCCGCCTTTGACCCGTTGCTGATTATGAATGCGTTTTCAGGGCAGTTTTTGGGCGATTTATTTTCTACCCACCCTTCAACTGAAGCGCGGATTGAGCATTTATTAAAGCTAGAGCAACAACAGCCAAAATTCTCAAGCTAG
- a CDS encoding pentapeptide repeat-containing protein, which translates to MKRIIPASVLLLAAICSACQGSGQTNSLNRLLQTKECQGCDLREANLVGAQLKGANLSRADLGNAQLNGANLEGTQLKSVDFFSANLQQANLEGALLLNANLIQANLSGANLKQANLEDASLRSANLNSANLSGAQLGYTNLISAQLNAADLNNAALSHSDMIQANLTEADLKGANLVDANLSGADLTGASLENAFLENANLRRANLEKANLSGTQLRYANLIEANLTGANLRGADLSSANLTGANLEGADLTEATLAGAILPEETAQP; encoded by the coding sequence ATGAAACGAATAATCCCCGCAAGCGTCCTGCTTTTAGCGGCAATCTGCTCAGCTTGTCAAGGAAGTGGCCAGACTAATTCCCTCAACCGGCTGCTGCAAACCAAGGAATGTCAGGGATGTGATTTAAGAGAAGCCAATCTAGTCGGTGCTCAACTCAAAGGAGCAAATTTAAGTCGTGCGGATCTGGGAAACGCCCAGCTAAACGGTGCTAATTTAGAAGGAACCCAGCTCAAAAGTGTTGATTTTTTCAGTGCGAATCTTCAGCAGGCAAATTTAGAAGGGGCGCTGCTGCTCAATGCTAATCTGATTCAGGCGAATCTCAGTGGTGCGAATCTTAAACAAGCGAATCTAGAGGATGCCAGCCTTCGATCAGCCAATCTCAATAGTGCAAATCTCAGTGGTGCTCAGTTAGGTTACACCAATCTCATCAGCGCTCAACTGAATGCGGCTGATCTGAATAATGCGGCGTTAAGCCATTCAGATATGATTCAGGCGAATCTGACGGAAGCAGATCTGAAGGGGGCTAATCTGGTAGATGCTAACTTGAGCGGTGCTGACTTGACGGGTGCCAGTTTAGAGAATGCCTTTCTGGAAAATGCGAATCTCCGACGGGCAAATTTGGAGAAAGCCAACCTGAGTGGCACTCAATTGCGCTATGCCAACTTGATTGAGGCGAATTTAACCGGCGCGAATTTGAGGGGTGCCGATCTGAGCAGTGCTAATCTCACCGGCGCGAATTTAGAGGGGGCGGATTTGACGGAGGCGACGTTAGCCGGTGCGATCTTGCCAGAGGAGACAGCACAACCATAA
- the aspS gene encoding aspartate--tRNA ligase, whose translation MRTHYCGQLRKEHIGETVTLCGWVDRRRDHGGVIFLDLRDRTGIVQIVSDPVRTPDSYAQAEALRSEYVVQFTGRVTPRPEDSLNPKLATGEVEIYADKIELLNTVRKQLPFQVSSADNESVREDLRLKYRYLDLRRERMTENLKLRHEVVKAIRRYLEDRQGFIEVETPVLTRSTPEGARDYLVPSRVNGGEWFALPQSPQLFKQLLMVSGFDRYYQIARCFRDEDLRADRQPEFTQLDMEMSFMSQEEILQLNEELTTHIFKTVKGIELPRPFPRLTYAEAMDRYGSDKPDTRFDLELVDVSDLMKDSGFKVFSGAIASGGIVKILPIPEGNAAISNVRIKPGGDLFNEACSAGAKGLAYIRVRDDGEIDTIGAIKDNLSEEQKQELLKRTGAKPGHLLLFGAGPADIVNKTLDRLRLAIARELGLIPPDKINLLWVTDFPMFEWNADEKRLEALHHPFTAPHPDDIDDLKTARAQAYDLIFNGYEIGGGSRRIYQREVQERVFEAIGLSPEEAYSKFGFLLEAFEYGTPPHGGIAYGLDRLVMLLAGEESIRDVIAFPKTQQARCLLTNAPSGVDAKQLKELHVASTYKPKA comes from the coding sequence ATGCGTACCCACTATTGCGGCCAGCTCCGAAAAGAACACATTGGAGAAACAGTCACCCTCTGTGGATGGGTGGATCGTCGCCGCGATCATGGTGGCGTGATTTTCTTGGATTTGCGCGATCGCACCGGCATTGTGCAAATTGTTAGCGATCCCGTGCGGACTCCAGACTCCTACGCGCAAGCAGAGGCGCTGCGGAGTGAATACGTTGTCCAATTCACGGGTCGGGTGACGCCACGCCCCGAAGATTCTCTCAATCCCAAACTGGCAACCGGCGAGGTGGAAATCTACGCCGATAAAATTGAACTGCTCAATACGGTTCGCAAGCAGTTGCCTTTTCAAGTTTCCAGCGCTGATAACGAGTCGGTGCGAGAAGACTTGCGGCTGAAATATCGCTATTTGGATCTGCGCCGCGAACGCATGACGGAAAATCTCAAGCTGCGCCACGAAGTGGTTAAAGCGATCCGTCGTTATTTGGAAGACCGGCAAGGATTTATTGAAGTTGAGACGCCGGTGCTCACTCGCTCAACCCCAGAAGGAGCACGGGATTATCTGGTGCCGAGTCGCGTCAATGGCGGCGAGTGGTTTGCTTTGCCCCAGTCGCCGCAGCTATTCAAGCAATTGCTGATGGTGTCCGGGTTTGACCGCTACTATCAAATCGCCCGGTGCTTTCGGGATGAAGATTTACGGGCAGACCGGCAGCCAGAATTCACTCAGCTAGACATGGAAATGAGCTTCATGTCTCAAGAAGAGATTCTTCAGCTCAATGAGGAACTAACGACGCATATTTTTAAAACTGTTAAAGGGATTGAATTGCCTCGTCCTTTCCCGCGCCTCACTTACGCAGAAGCGATGGATCGTTATGGCAGTGATAAGCCGGATACACGCTTCGATCTGGAATTAGTAGATGTTTCAGATTTGATGAAAGACTCCGGATTTAAGGTGTTTTCCGGGGCGATCGCATCGGGCGGGATTGTGAAAATTTTGCCTATTCCAGAGGGAAATGCGGCGATTTCTAATGTGCGGATTAAACCGGGCGGAGATTTGTTTAATGAAGCTTGCAGTGCCGGCGCGAAAGGTTTAGCCTATATCCGGGTGCGAGATGATGGCGAAATCGATACAATTGGCGCAATTAAAGATAATTTGAGCGAGGAACAAAAGCAAGAATTGCTTAAGCGCACGGGTGCGAAACCCGGGCATTTACTGCTATTTGGTGCAGGGCCGGCTGATATTGTCAATAAAACCTTAGATCGCCTGCGTTTAGCAATCGCTCGTGAGTTGGGACTGATCCCTCCAGATAAAATTAATCTGCTTTGGGTAACAGATTTCCCGATGTTTGAGTGGAATGCTGACGAAAAGCGTTTAGAGGCATTACATCACCCCTTTACCGCACCGCATCCAGATGATATTGACGATCTCAAAACAGCACGAGCGCAAGCCTATGATTTGATCTTCAACGGGTATGAAATCGGCGGCGGTTCGCGGCGGATTTATCAACGGGAAGTTCAAGAAAGAGTGTTTGAAGCGATTGGTTTATCGCCGGAGGAAGCTTACAGTAAGTTTGGCTTTTTGCTGGAGGCGTTTGAGTATGGAACGCCGCCGCATGGAGGCATCGCTTACGGTTTAGACCGGCTGGTGATGTTGCTTGCCGGCGAAGAGTCAATTCGGGATGTCATTGCATTTCCCAAGACGCAGCAAGCGCGTTGTTTGCTGACAAATGCACCGTCTGGAGTGGATGCAAAGCAGTTGAAAGAGTTGCACGTCGCTTCGACTTATAAGCCAAAGGCTTGA
- a CDS encoding Uma2 family endonuclease, whose product MSQITSSVEPVNFTPELPTSLPDHTQLPDSDGTFVKNLQEHPQSILLTDSIMPVLQQLHPDGQYCIGQDSGIYWRITDPPERGAEAPDWFYVPNVPPVLNGEMRRSYVIWQEYVAPLIVLEFVSGNGEEERDTTPVTGKFWVYEQAIRVPFYAIYEVKKAQVQVYQLVAGHYELISPNERGHYAIPPLGVELGIWQGQYQNATLPWLRWWDAQGNLLLTGEERAEVERQEKELAQQQAETERQRADTEQQRAERLAEQLRALGVEPQA is encoded by the coding sequence ATGAGTCAAATCACCTCATCTGTGGAGCCGGTGAATTTTACACCTGAGCTGCCTACGAGTTTGCCAGATCACACTCAACTTCCCGACTCTGACGGTACTTTTGTGAAAAATCTTCAGGAGCATCCCCAAAGTATTCTGCTGACAGATTCGATCATGCCGGTGTTGCAGCAGTTACATCCAGACGGTCAATATTGTATCGGGCAAGATAGCGGAATTTACTGGCGAATCACTGATCCACCGGAAAGAGGCGCTGAGGCACCGGATTGGTTTTATGTGCCGAATGTGCCGCCGGTGTTGAATGGTGAAATGCGGCGTTCTTATGTGATTTGGCAAGAATATGTCGCGCCTTTAATTGTGCTGGAATTTGTTTCTGGAAATGGCGAAGAAGAACGAGATACAACGCCTGTTACGGGTAAGTTTTGGGTTTACGAACAGGCAATTCGTGTTCCTTTTTACGCCATTTATGAAGTAAAAAAAGCACAGGTTCAAGTGTATCAACTTGTTGCCGGTCACTATGAGTTAATATCTCCTAATGAGCGCGGGCATTATGCAATTCCCCCGTTGGGTGTGGAGTTAGGAATTTGGCAAGGACAATATCAAAATGCAACGCTGCCGTGGCTGCGCTGGTGGGATGCACAAGGTAATTTATTACTAACAGGAGAAGAACGAGCGGAAGTTGAGCGACAGGAGAAGGAGTTGGCTCAACAACAGGCTGAAACTGAACGGCAGCGTGCTGATACTGAGCAGCAACGTGCTGAGCGGTTAGCTGAGCAGTTGAGGGCGTTGGGGGTTGAGCCTCAAGCGTAG
- a CDS encoding GAF domain-containing protein, whose amino-acid sequence MADPSLRKITDRLSKTLTQDKTVQETTNDLREILDVDRVILYYFYLQWRGQVTFESLSSPQLSVFGMTGADDCFNGEYAALYEAGRVRAIPDIELEPIHPCHRDFLRSIQVRANLAVPVLNFKGLWGLLIAHHCRDTRVWLPADIEVMKKAAENLAHASSIRDS is encoded by the coding sequence ATGGCCGATCCCAGTTTACGAAAAATAACCGACCGTCTTTCTAAAACACTGACTCAGGATAAGACAGTTCAAGAAACCACAAATGACTTGAGAGAAATTTTAGATGTTGATCGGGTGATTTTATATTACTTTTACCTCCAGTGGAGAGGACAAGTTACCTTCGAGTCTTTGAGTTCTCCGCAATTATCTGTGTTTGGAATGACGGGAGCGGATGATTGTTTTAATGGCGAATATGCGGCTTTATATGAAGCGGGACGAGTGCGAGCCATTCCAGATATTGAATTAGAGCCAATCCACCCTTGCCATAGAGACTTTCTCCGCAGTATCCAGGTTCGAGCAAATTTAGCCGTGCCGGTGCTCAATTTCAAAGGACTCTGGGGTTTGTTGATTGCCCATCACTGCCGCGATACTCGTGTTTGGTTGCCGGCAGATATTGAAGTGATGAAAAAAGCAGCAGAAAATTTGGCACACGCTTCTTCAATTCGGGATAGTTAA
- a CDS encoding tetratricopeptide repeat protein, with product MKRTLQCICITTAAVSLWVQVPVFAVSARLAQSPQPTPTSGEQPAQSPQPTPTSGGQPAQSPQPTPASGEQPVQSPQPAPTSGEQPVQSPQPAPASGEQPVQSPQPAPASGEQPVQSPQPAPTSGEQPAPTESGDINYWLNRGQFLLSKKQYEEALTAYDRAISLRPDSAAALTGKGVVLGELGRYDDALAVLQQAIDLKSAYSLSWFERAMVLKQLDRNEEANQAFDKAIELNRDWGNESLESAWSYKGSVLWKLARKEEAIAAFDKATTVNPEFALAWYNRATALLQLGQYENAINAYERALQSKGQWGSDTGPASAWYNRGLALEQLGRYEDALASYDRALRITPNHLKARQQMANLRRRLEN from the coding sequence ATGAAGCGCACCCTTCAATGCATCTGCATCACGACCGCTGCTGTCAGTTTATGGGTTCAAGTGCCGGTTTTCGCTGTCAGCGCTCGGCTAGCCCAATCGCCCCAGCCGACACCGACATCAGGTGAGCAACCCGCCCAATCGCCCCAGCCGACACCAACATCAGGTGGACAGCCCGCCCAGTCCCCGCAGCCGACACCAGCATCAGGTGAGCAACCCGTTCAATCACCCCAGCCGGCACCGACATCAGGTGAGCAACCCGTTCAATCACCCCAGCCGGCACCAGCATCAGGTGAGCAACCCGTTCAATCGCCGCAGCCGGCACCGGCATCAGGTGAGCAACCCGTTCAATCACCCCAGCCGGCACCGACATCAGGTGAGCAACCCGCCCCCACTGAATCTGGAGATATTAATTACTGGCTAAACCGAGGGCAGTTCCTGCTAAGCAAAAAACAGTATGAAGAAGCGCTCACCGCTTACGATCGAGCAATCAGCCTTAGACCGGACTCAGCCGCTGCTTTAACCGGCAAAGGAGTTGTACTTGGAGAATTAGGCCGGTATGACGATGCGCTTGCGGTTTTGCAGCAGGCAATTGACCTCAAATCTGCTTACTCTCTCAGTTGGTTTGAACGGGCAATGGTGCTCAAGCAGCTTGATCGCAACGAAGAAGCCAATCAGGCGTTTGATAAGGCAATTGAACTTAATCGGGATTGGGGCAACGAAAGCCTTGAGTCTGCTTGGAGTTACAAAGGTTCAGTATTGTGGAAGTTGGCTCGTAAAGAAGAAGCGATTGCGGCATTTGACAAAGCGACCACCGTTAATCCTGAATTTGCCCTGGCTTGGTATAACCGGGCTACCGCGCTTTTGCAGTTGGGACAGTATGAAAACGCGATTAACGCTTATGAGCGAGCGCTGCAAAGCAAGGGTCAATGGGGAAGCGATACCGGCCCTGCGAGTGCTTGGTACAATCGCGGGTTAGCCCTAGAGCAGTTGGGCCGATATGAAGATGCCCTTGCTTCTTATGACCGAGCATTAAGAATTACTCCTAATCACCTTAAGGCTCGGCAACAAATGGCTAACTTACGACGCCGATTGGAAAATTAA
- a CDS encoding pentapeptide repeat-containing protein, producing MLSPVVRSLSGSTRSNAPTRRWFKAWLSKPRFLTPALMGIATLLASVWLAAAVHATSYPGVNQLLNTNTCQSCDLRGANLRGSYLVGANLAGVDLRGADLTGSDLRQADLVGADLRSANLTGTNLNGASLVNTDMRGADLNGADLTGSDLTRANLTGANLLLAQLSASDLAGVDLSNTDLRNIYLENTNLRGANLASAYMVSAELVGANLREADLSSANLSSANLRNASLREANLRGTNLSRTSLRGADLTRASLQGADLSQSDLEGASLEEADLKGTNLVQANLAGAKLVRANLEGANIKDAILTNTELCSATLPDRKKHRC from the coding sequence TTCAAGGCTTGGCTGTCAAAGCCAAGGTTTTTGACACCGGCCTTAATGGGAATCGCCACCCTATTAGCGTCTGTATGGTTAGCCGCAGCGGTGCACGCCACAAGTTACCCAGGCGTTAACCAATTGCTCAACACCAACACTTGTCAATCTTGCGATCTCAGAGGAGCCAACCTGCGAGGAAGCTACTTAGTGGGAGCAAACCTAGCCGGTGTTGACTTGCGTGGAGCGGATCTCACAGGTTCCGATCTGCGACAGGCTGACTTGGTCGGTGCGGATCTCAGAAGCGCCAACCTCACCGGCACTAACTTGAATGGTGCCAGCTTGGTGAATACTGATATGCGTGGAGCAGACCTCAATGGAGCAGACCTCACCGGCTCTGATCTCACCCGTGCTAACCTCACCGGAGCCAACCTGCTACTCGCTCAACTATCGGCTTCTGACTTAGCGGGAGTGGATCTCAGTAATACTGATTTAAGAAATATTTATCTAGAAAATACCAACCTCCGAGGCGCGAACCTAGCAAGTGCCTACATGGTGAGTGCCGAGTTAGTGGGAGCCAACCTCCGAGAAGCAGACCTGAGTAGCGCCAACCTCAGTAGCGCTAACCTCAGAAATGCTTCCCTTCGAGAAGCCAACCTTAGAGGAACAAACTTAAGCCGCACCAGCCTTCGAGGCGCTGATCTGACTCGCGCTAGCCTTCAAGGGGCGGATTTATCCCAGTCTGACTTAGAGGGTGCCTCTTTAGAGGAAGCTGATCTCAAGGGAACGAATCTGGTTCAAGCCAACCTAGCAGGGGCTAAACTGGTTCGTGCAAACTTGGAAGGCGCTAACATTAAGGACGCCATACTGACAAATACCGAGCTGTGCAGTGCAACCTTGCCCGATCGCAAAAAACACCGATGCTAA